One window of Etheostoma spectabile isolate EspeVRDwgs_2016 chromosome 6, UIUC_Espe_1.0, whole genome shotgun sequence genomic DNA carries:
- the pip5k1ab gene encoding phosphatidylinositol 4-phosphate 5-kinase type-1 alpha isoform X1: protein MATVGTADLGSAAPTDIRTRFWKAFQRGTSGIRKMAPSEMPGSSGTTQSMKKTIGHRGVETTTGETTYKKTTSSALKGAIQLGITHTVGSLSQKAERDVLMQDFVVVESIFFPSEGSNLTPAHHYSDFRFKTYAPIAFRYFRELFGIRPDDYLYSLCNEPLIELSNPGASGSLFYVSSDDEFIIKTVQHKEAEFLQKLLPGYFMNINQNKRTLLPKFYGLYCVQAGGKNIRIVVMNNLLPRIIPMHLKYDLKGSTYKRRASPKEREKAVPIHKDLDFIQDLPDGLLLEADNYNALCKTIQRDCLLLQSFKIMDYSLLMGIHNMDQANRERSGGNPGDSGGSEGAVTPDQRRPQAQKSLYCTAMESIQGEARGKGVLDSEDHMGGIPSRNTKGERLLIYIGIIDILQSYRFIKKLEHSWKALVHDGDTVSVHRPGFYADRFQQFMCNTVFKKIPLKPSPSKKSRGGVPGGLRRAPTLGGPTPLSHAAGQSAVDSRLVYHSHFKSTDSEADSGVQLGRPDLVPRTPPLGENSADYEANLSTSSLGSTGVASTSPPLRSVGVEVHKSANTDIDHHRYRSLGEEGAVDKSGNLSGNEEVISLSDIIPETNICFVIKNRHLKTRRFWMR, encoded by the exons ATGGCGACTGTCGGAACAGCAGACTTGGGATCAGCGGCACCGACAG ATATTAGGACTCGGTTCTGGAAAGCATTTCAGCGAG GGACCAGTGGCATCCGAAAAATGGCTCCTTCAGAG ATGCCTGGCTCTTCAGGCACAACTCAGAGTATGAAGAAGACCATCGGACACCGGGGGGTTGAGACCACCACAGGAGAGACTACCTATAAAAAG ACCACATCATCTGCCCTAAAAGGTGCCATCCAGTTGGGCATCACTCACACAGTTGGCAGCTTAAGCCAAAAGGCGGAAAGGGATGTTCTCATGCAGGACTTTGTGGTGGTCGAAAGCATCTTCTTCCCCAG TGAAGGCAGTAACCTGACTCCTGCTCACCACTACAGTGACTTTCGTTTTAAGACCTATGCTCCTATTGCCTTTCGCTACTTCAGAGAACTCTTTGGCATTCGACCAGATGACTACCTG TATTCTCTGTGTAACGAGCCACTGATCGAGCTGTCTAACCCCGGAGCAAGCGGATCCCTCTTCTATGTCTCCAGTGACGACGAGTTCATCATCAAGACTGTTCAACACAAAGAGGCAGAGTTCCTCCAGAAACTCCTACCTGGATACTTCATG AACATAAACCAAAACAAGCGCACCTTGTTACCCAAGTTCTACGGGCTGTATTGCGTGCAGGCAGGTGGGAAGAATATCCGTATTGTAGTGATGAACAATCTTCTGCCTCGGATCATCCCCATGCACCTCAAATACGACCTGAAGGGCTCCACCTATAAGAGACGAGCTTCCCCTAAGGAAAGAGAAAAGGCCGTTCCCATTCACAAAGACCTGGACTTTATCCAGGACTTGCCTGACGGTCTGCTGCTCGAAGCGGACAACTATAATGCACTGTGCAAGACCATTCAGAGGGACTGCTTG CTCTTGCAGAGTTTCAAGATAATGGATTACAGTCTGTTGATGGGCATCCACAACATGGACCAGGCCAATCGAGAGCGTAGCGGGGGCAACCCGGGTGACAGTGGGGGGTCAGAAGGAGCAGTGACCCCAGATCAGCGCCGGCCACAAGCTCAGAAAAGTCTGTACTGTACAGCCATGGAGTCCATTCAAGGCGAGGCTCGAGGGAAGGGAGTTTTGGATTCAGAAGACCA CATGGGCGGTATTCCATCTCGTAATACTAAAGGAGAGAGGTTGCTGATCTACATCGGCATCATTGACATTCTACAGTCCTACAG GTTTATTAAGAAGTTGGAGCACTCTTGGAAGGCCTTGGTCCATGATGGG GACACAGTTTCAGTTCACAGACCTGGATTCTATGCAGATCGTTTCCAACAATTCATGTGCAACACAGTGTTCAAGAAAATTCCAC TAAAACCATCACCATCTAAGAAGAGTCGTGGTGGTGTTCCGGGAGGTCTGAGGAGGGCCCCCACCCTGGGAGGTCCCACCCCGCTCTCCCACGCTGCGGGACAGTCAGCCGTTGACTCCAGACTTGTCTACCACAGCCACTTTAAAAGCACAGATTCAGAGGCAGACAGCG GTGTTCAGTTGGGCAGACCAGATCTTGTTCCGAGGACCCCTCCGCTGGGAGAAAACTCTGCTGACTATGAGGCCAACCTGTCCACCTCGTCGCTAGGCAGCACAGGAGTTGCCTCCACCTCTCCTCCCCTACG GTCTGTAGGGGTAGAAGTTCATAAATCGGCAAACACAGACATTGACCATCACAGGTACAGAAG TTTGGGGGAAGAAGGGGCGGTCGATAAGTCAGGCAACCTGTCTGGAAACGAAGAAGTAATTTCACTCTCAGACATAATCCCTGAGACCAACATCTGCTTTGTAA TAAAAAACAGACATCTGAAGACTAGGCGTTTCTGGATGAGGTGA
- the pip5k1ab gene encoding phosphatidylinositol 4-phosphate 5-kinase type-1 alpha isoform X4: MATVGTADLGSAAPTDIRTRFWKAFQRGTSGIRKMAPSEMPGSSGTTQSMKKTIGHRGVETTTGETTYKKTTSSALKGAIQLGITHTVGSLSQKAERDVLMQDFVVVESIFFPSEGSNLTPAHHYSDFRFKTYAPIAFRYFRELFGIRPDDYLYSLCNEPLIELSNPGASGSLFYVSSDDEFIIKTVQHKEAEFLQKLLPGYFMNINQNKRTLLPKFYGLYCVQAGGKNIRIVVMNNLLPRIIPMHLKYDLKGSTYKRRASPKEREKAVPIHKDLDFIQDLPDGLLLEADNYNALCKTIQRDCLLLQSFKIMDYSLLMGIHNMDQANRERSGGNPGDSGGSEGAVTPDQRRPQAQKSLYCTAMESIQGEARGKGVLDSEDHMGGIPSRNTKGERLLIYIGIIDILQSYRFIKKLEHSWKALVHDGDTVSVHRPGFYADRFQQFMCNTVFKKIPLKPSPSKKSRGGVPGGLRRAPTLGGPTPLSHAAGQSAVDSRLVYHSHFKSTDSEADSGVQLGRPDLVPRTPPLGENSADYEANLSTSSLGSTGVASTSPPLRSVGVEVHKSANTDIDHHRYRSLGEEGAVDKSGNLSGNEEVISLSDIIPETNICF, from the exons ATGGCGACTGTCGGAACAGCAGACTTGGGATCAGCGGCACCGACAG ATATTAGGACTCGGTTCTGGAAAGCATTTCAGCGAG GGACCAGTGGCATCCGAAAAATGGCTCCTTCAGAG ATGCCTGGCTCTTCAGGCACAACTCAGAGTATGAAGAAGACCATCGGACACCGGGGGGTTGAGACCACCACAGGAGAGACTACCTATAAAAAG ACCACATCATCTGCCCTAAAAGGTGCCATCCAGTTGGGCATCACTCACACAGTTGGCAGCTTAAGCCAAAAGGCGGAAAGGGATGTTCTCATGCAGGACTTTGTGGTGGTCGAAAGCATCTTCTTCCCCAG TGAAGGCAGTAACCTGACTCCTGCTCACCACTACAGTGACTTTCGTTTTAAGACCTATGCTCCTATTGCCTTTCGCTACTTCAGAGAACTCTTTGGCATTCGACCAGATGACTACCTG TATTCTCTGTGTAACGAGCCACTGATCGAGCTGTCTAACCCCGGAGCAAGCGGATCCCTCTTCTATGTCTCCAGTGACGACGAGTTCATCATCAAGACTGTTCAACACAAAGAGGCAGAGTTCCTCCAGAAACTCCTACCTGGATACTTCATG AACATAAACCAAAACAAGCGCACCTTGTTACCCAAGTTCTACGGGCTGTATTGCGTGCAGGCAGGTGGGAAGAATATCCGTATTGTAGTGATGAACAATCTTCTGCCTCGGATCATCCCCATGCACCTCAAATACGACCTGAAGGGCTCCACCTATAAGAGACGAGCTTCCCCTAAGGAAAGAGAAAAGGCCGTTCCCATTCACAAAGACCTGGACTTTATCCAGGACTTGCCTGACGGTCTGCTGCTCGAAGCGGACAACTATAATGCACTGTGCAAGACCATTCAGAGGGACTGCTTG CTCTTGCAGAGTTTCAAGATAATGGATTACAGTCTGTTGATGGGCATCCACAACATGGACCAGGCCAATCGAGAGCGTAGCGGGGGCAACCCGGGTGACAGTGGGGGGTCAGAAGGAGCAGTGACCCCAGATCAGCGCCGGCCACAAGCTCAGAAAAGTCTGTACTGTACAGCCATGGAGTCCATTCAAGGCGAGGCTCGAGGGAAGGGAGTTTTGGATTCAGAAGACCA CATGGGCGGTATTCCATCTCGTAATACTAAAGGAGAGAGGTTGCTGATCTACATCGGCATCATTGACATTCTACAGTCCTACAG GTTTATTAAGAAGTTGGAGCACTCTTGGAAGGCCTTGGTCCATGATGGG GACACAGTTTCAGTTCACAGACCTGGATTCTATGCAGATCGTTTCCAACAATTCATGTGCAACACAGTGTTCAAGAAAATTCCAC TAAAACCATCACCATCTAAGAAGAGTCGTGGTGGTGTTCCGGGAGGTCTGAGGAGGGCCCCCACCCTGGGAGGTCCCACCCCGCTCTCCCACGCTGCGGGACAGTCAGCCGTTGACTCCAGACTTGTCTACCACAGCCACTTTAAAAGCACAGATTCAGAGGCAGACAGCG GTGTTCAGTTGGGCAGACCAGATCTTGTTCCGAGGACCCCTCCGCTGGGAGAAAACTCTGCTGACTATGAGGCCAACCTGTCCACCTCGTCGCTAGGCAGCACAGGAGTTGCCTCCACCTCTCCTCCCCTACG GTCTGTAGGGGTAGAAGTTCATAAATCGGCAAACACAGACATTGACCATCACAGGTACAGAAG TTTGGGGGAAGAAGGGGCGGTCGATAAGTCAGGCAACCTGTCTGGAAACGAAGAAGTAATTTCACTCTCAGACATAATCCCTGAGACCAACATCTGCTTT TAA
- the pip5k1ab gene encoding phosphatidylinositol 4-phosphate 5-kinase type-1 alpha isoform X3: MATVGTADLGSAAPTGTSGIRKMAPSEMPGSSGTTQSMKKTIGHRGVETTTGETTYKKTTSSALKGAIQLGITHTVGSLSQKAERDVLMQDFVVVESIFFPSEGSNLTPAHHYSDFRFKTYAPIAFRYFRELFGIRPDDYLYSLCNEPLIELSNPGASGSLFYVSSDDEFIIKTVQHKEAEFLQKLLPGYFMNINQNKRTLLPKFYGLYCVQAGGKNIRIVVMNNLLPRIIPMHLKYDLKGSTYKRRASPKEREKAVPIHKDLDFIQDLPDGLLLEADNYNALCKTIQRDCLLLQSFKIMDYSLLMGIHNMDQANRERSGGNPGDSGGSEGAVTPDQRRPQAQKSLYCTAMESIQGEARGKGVLDSEDHMGGIPSRNTKGERLLIYIGIIDILQSYRFIKKLEHSWKALVHDGDTVSVHRPGFYADRFQQFMCNTVFKKIPLKPSPSKKSRGGVPGGLRRAPTLGGPTPLSHAAGQSAVDSRLVYHSHFKSTDSEADSGVQLGRPDLVPRTPPLGENSADYEANLSTSSLGSTGVASTSPPLRSVGVEVHKSANTDIDHHRYRSLGEEGAVDKSGNLSGNEEVISLSDIIPETNICFVIKNRHLKTRRFWMR; this comes from the exons ATGGCGACTGTCGGAACAGCAGACTTGGGATCAGCGGCACCGACAG GGACCAGTGGCATCCGAAAAATGGCTCCTTCAGAG ATGCCTGGCTCTTCAGGCACAACTCAGAGTATGAAGAAGACCATCGGACACCGGGGGGTTGAGACCACCACAGGAGAGACTACCTATAAAAAG ACCACATCATCTGCCCTAAAAGGTGCCATCCAGTTGGGCATCACTCACACAGTTGGCAGCTTAAGCCAAAAGGCGGAAAGGGATGTTCTCATGCAGGACTTTGTGGTGGTCGAAAGCATCTTCTTCCCCAG TGAAGGCAGTAACCTGACTCCTGCTCACCACTACAGTGACTTTCGTTTTAAGACCTATGCTCCTATTGCCTTTCGCTACTTCAGAGAACTCTTTGGCATTCGACCAGATGACTACCTG TATTCTCTGTGTAACGAGCCACTGATCGAGCTGTCTAACCCCGGAGCAAGCGGATCCCTCTTCTATGTCTCCAGTGACGACGAGTTCATCATCAAGACTGTTCAACACAAAGAGGCAGAGTTCCTCCAGAAACTCCTACCTGGATACTTCATG AACATAAACCAAAACAAGCGCACCTTGTTACCCAAGTTCTACGGGCTGTATTGCGTGCAGGCAGGTGGGAAGAATATCCGTATTGTAGTGATGAACAATCTTCTGCCTCGGATCATCCCCATGCACCTCAAATACGACCTGAAGGGCTCCACCTATAAGAGACGAGCTTCCCCTAAGGAAAGAGAAAAGGCCGTTCCCATTCACAAAGACCTGGACTTTATCCAGGACTTGCCTGACGGTCTGCTGCTCGAAGCGGACAACTATAATGCACTGTGCAAGACCATTCAGAGGGACTGCTTG CTCTTGCAGAGTTTCAAGATAATGGATTACAGTCTGTTGATGGGCATCCACAACATGGACCAGGCCAATCGAGAGCGTAGCGGGGGCAACCCGGGTGACAGTGGGGGGTCAGAAGGAGCAGTGACCCCAGATCAGCGCCGGCCACAAGCTCAGAAAAGTCTGTACTGTACAGCCATGGAGTCCATTCAAGGCGAGGCTCGAGGGAAGGGAGTTTTGGATTCAGAAGACCA CATGGGCGGTATTCCATCTCGTAATACTAAAGGAGAGAGGTTGCTGATCTACATCGGCATCATTGACATTCTACAGTCCTACAG GTTTATTAAGAAGTTGGAGCACTCTTGGAAGGCCTTGGTCCATGATGGG GACACAGTTTCAGTTCACAGACCTGGATTCTATGCAGATCGTTTCCAACAATTCATGTGCAACACAGTGTTCAAGAAAATTCCAC TAAAACCATCACCATCTAAGAAGAGTCGTGGTGGTGTTCCGGGAGGTCTGAGGAGGGCCCCCACCCTGGGAGGTCCCACCCCGCTCTCCCACGCTGCGGGACAGTCAGCCGTTGACTCCAGACTTGTCTACCACAGCCACTTTAAAAGCACAGATTCAGAGGCAGACAGCG GTGTTCAGTTGGGCAGACCAGATCTTGTTCCGAGGACCCCTCCGCTGGGAGAAAACTCTGCTGACTATGAGGCCAACCTGTCCACCTCGTCGCTAGGCAGCACAGGAGTTGCCTCCACCTCTCCTCCCCTACG GTCTGTAGGGGTAGAAGTTCATAAATCGGCAAACACAGACATTGACCATCACAGGTACAGAAG TTTGGGGGAAGAAGGGGCGGTCGATAAGTCAGGCAACCTGTCTGGAAACGAAGAAGTAATTTCACTCTCAGACATAATCCCTGAGACCAACATCTGCTTTGTAA TAAAAAACAGACATCTGAAGACTAGGCGTTTCTGGATGAGGTGA
- the pip5k1ab gene encoding phosphatidylinositol 4-phosphate 5-kinase type-1 alpha isoform X2 codes for MATVGTADLGSAAPTDIRTRFWKAFQRGTSGIRKMAPSEMPGSSGTTQSMKKTIGHRGVETTTGETTYKKTTSSALKGAIQLGITHTVGSLSQKAERDVLMQDFVVVESIFFPSEGSNLTPAHHYSDFRFKTYAPIAFRYFRELFGIRPDDYLYSLCNEPLIELSNPGASGSLFYVSSDDEFIIKTVQHKEAEFLQKLLPGYFMNINQNKRTLLPKFYGLYCVQAGGKNIRIVVMNNLLPRIIPMHLKYDLKGSTYKRRASPKEREKAVPIHKDLDFIQDLPDGLLLEADNYNALCKTIQRDCLLLQSFKIMDYSLLMGIHNMDQANRERSGGNPGDSGGSEGAVTPDQRRPQAQKSLYCTAMESIQGEARGKGVLDSEDHMGGIPSRNTKGERLLIYIGIIDILQSYRFIKKLEHSWKALVHDGDTVSVHRPGFYADRFQQFMCNTVFKKIPLKPSPSKKSRGGVPGGLRRAPTLGGPTPLSHAAGQSAVDSRLVYHSHFKSTDSEADSGVQLGRPDLVPRTPPLGENSADYEANLSTSSLGSTGVASTSPPLRSVGVEVHKSANTDIDHHSLGEEGAVDKSGNLSGNEEVISLSDIIPETNICFVIKNRHLKTRRFWMR; via the exons ATGGCGACTGTCGGAACAGCAGACTTGGGATCAGCGGCACCGACAG ATATTAGGACTCGGTTCTGGAAAGCATTTCAGCGAG GGACCAGTGGCATCCGAAAAATGGCTCCTTCAGAG ATGCCTGGCTCTTCAGGCACAACTCAGAGTATGAAGAAGACCATCGGACACCGGGGGGTTGAGACCACCACAGGAGAGACTACCTATAAAAAG ACCACATCATCTGCCCTAAAAGGTGCCATCCAGTTGGGCATCACTCACACAGTTGGCAGCTTAAGCCAAAAGGCGGAAAGGGATGTTCTCATGCAGGACTTTGTGGTGGTCGAAAGCATCTTCTTCCCCAG TGAAGGCAGTAACCTGACTCCTGCTCACCACTACAGTGACTTTCGTTTTAAGACCTATGCTCCTATTGCCTTTCGCTACTTCAGAGAACTCTTTGGCATTCGACCAGATGACTACCTG TATTCTCTGTGTAACGAGCCACTGATCGAGCTGTCTAACCCCGGAGCAAGCGGATCCCTCTTCTATGTCTCCAGTGACGACGAGTTCATCATCAAGACTGTTCAACACAAAGAGGCAGAGTTCCTCCAGAAACTCCTACCTGGATACTTCATG AACATAAACCAAAACAAGCGCACCTTGTTACCCAAGTTCTACGGGCTGTATTGCGTGCAGGCAGGTGGGAAGAATATCCGTATTGTAGTGATGAACAATCTTCTGCCTCGGATCATCCCCATGCACCTCAAATACGACCTGAAGGGCTCCACCTATAAGAGACGAGCTTCCCCTAAGGAAAGAGAAAAGGCCGTTCCCATTCACAAAGACCTGGACTTTATCCAGGACTTGCCTGACGGTCTGCTGCTCGAAGCGGACAACTATAATGCACTGTGCAAGACCATTCAGAGGGACTGCTTG CTCTTGCAGAGTTTCAAGATAATGGATTACAGTCTGTTGATGGGCATCCACAACATGGACCAGGCCAATCGAGAGCGTAGCGGGGGCAACCCGGGTGACAGTGGGGGGTCAGAAGGAGCAGTGACCCCAGATCAGCGCCGGCCACAAGCTCAGAAAAGTCTGTACTGTACAGCCATGGAGTCCATTCAAGGCGAGGCTCGAGGGAAGGGAGTTTTGGATTCAGAAGACCA CATGGGCGGTATTCCATCTCGTAATACTAAAGGAGAGAGGTTGCTGATCTACATCGGCATCATTGACATTCTACAGTCCTACAG GTTTATTAAGAAGTTGGAGCACTCTTGGAAGGCCTTGGTCCATGATGGG GACACAGTTTCAGTTCACAGACCTGGATTCTATGCAGATCGTTTCCAACAATTCATGTGCAACACAGTGTTCAAGAAAATTCCAC TAAAACCATCACCATCTAAGAAGAGTCGTGGTGGTGTTCCGGGAGGTCTGAGGAGGGCCCCCACCCTGGGAGGTCCCACCCCGCTCTCCCACGCTGCGGGACAGTCAGCCGTTGACTCCAGACTTGTCTACCACAGCCACTTTAAAAGCACAGATTCAGAGGCAGACAGCG GTGTTCAGTTGGGCAGACCAGATCTTGTTCCGAGGACCCCTCCGCTGGGAGAAAACTCTGCTGACTATGAGGCCAACCTGTCCACCTCGTCGCTAGGCAGCACAGGAGTTGCCTCCACCTCTCCTCCCCTACG GTCTGTAGGGGTAGAAGTTCATAAATCGGCAAACACAGACATTGACCATCACAG TTTGGGGGAAGAAGGGGCGGTCGATAAGTCAGGCAACCTGTCTGGAAACGAAGAAGTAATTTCACTCTCAGACATAATCCCTGAGACCAACATCTGCTTTGTAA TAAAAAACAGACATCTGAAGACTAGGCGTTTCTGGATGAGGTGA
- the pip5k1ab gene encoding phosphatidylinositol 4-phosphate 5-kinase type-1 alpha isoform X5 — MATVGTADLGSAAPTDIRTRFWKAFQRGTSGIRKMAPSEMPGSSGTTQSMKKTIGHRGVETTTGETTYKKTTSSALKGAIQLGITHTVGSLSQKAERDVLMQDFVVVESIFFPSEGSNLTPAHHYSDFRFKTYAPIAFRYFRELFGIRPDDYLYSLCNEPLIELSNPGASGSLFYVSSDDEFIIKTVQHKEAEFLQKLLPGYFMNINQNKRTLLPKFYGLYCVQAGGKNIRIVVMNNLLPRIIPMHLKYDLKGSTYKRRASPKEREKAVPIHKDLDFIQDLPDGLLLEADNYNALCKTIQRDCLLLQSFKIMDYSLLMGIHNMDQANRERSGGNPGDSGGSEGAVTPDQRRPQAQKSLYCTAMESIQGEARGKGVLDSEDHMGGIPSRNTKGERLLIYIGIIDILQSYRFIKKLEHSWKALVHDGDTVSVHRPGFYADRFQQFMCNTVFKKIPLKPSPSKKSRGGVPGGLRRAPTLGGPTPLSHAAGQSAVDSRLVYHSHFKSTDSEADSGVQLGRPDLVPRTPPLGENSADYEANLSTSSLGSTGVASTSPPLRSVGVEVHKSANTDIDHHSLGEEGAVDKSGNLSGNEEVISLSDIIPETNICF, encoded by the exons ATGGCGACTGTCGGAACAGCAGACTTGGGATCAGCGGCACCGACAG ATATTAGGACTCGGTTCTGGAAAGCATTTCAGCGAG GGACCAGTGGCATCCGAAAAATGGCTCCTTCAGAG ATGCCTGGCTCTTCAGGCACAACTCAGAGTATGAAGAAGACCATCGGACACCGGGGGGTTGAGACCACCACAGGAGAGACTACCTATAAAAAG ACCACATCATCTGCCCTAAAAGGTGCCATCCAGTTGGGCATCACTCACACAGTTGGCAGCTTAAGCCAAAAGGCGGAAAGGGATGTTCTCATGCAGGACTTTGTGGTGGTCGAAAGCATCTTCTTCCCCAG TGAAGGCAGTAACCTGACTCCTGCTCACCACTACAGTGACTTTCGTTTTAAGACCTATGCTCCTATTGCCTTTCGCTACTTCAGAGAACTCTTTGGCATTCGACCAGATGACTACCTG TATTCTCTGTGTAACGAGCCACTGATCGAGCTGTCTAACCCCGGAGCAAGCGGATCCCTCTTCTATGTCTCCAGTGACGACGAGTTCATCATCAAGACTGTTCAACACAAAGAGGCAGAGTTCCTCCAGAAACTCCTACCTGGATACTTCATG AACATAAACCAAAACAAGCGCACCTTGTTACCCAAGTTCTACGGGCTGTATTGCGTGCAGGCAGGTGGGAAGAATATCCGTATTGTAGTGATGAACAATCTTCTGCCTCGGATCATCCCCATGCACCTCAAATACGACCTGAAGGGCTCCACCTATAAGAGACGAGCTTCCCCTAAGGAAAGAGAAAAGGCCGTTCCCATTCACAAAGACCTGGACTTTATCCAGGACTTGCCTGACGGTCTGCTGCTCGAAGCGGACAACTATAATGCACTGTGCAAGACCATTCAGAGGGACTGCTTG CTCTTGCAGAGTTTCAAGATAATGGATTACAGTCTGTTGATGGGCATCCACAACATGGACCAGGCCAATCGAGAGCGTAGCGGGGGCAACCCGGGTGACAGTGGGGGGTCAGAAGGAGCAGTGACCCCAGATCAGCGCCGGCCACAAGCTCAGAAAAGTCTGTACTGTACAGCCATGGAGTCCATTCAAGGCGAGGCTCGAGGGAAGGGAGTTTTGGATTCAGAAGACCA CATGGGCGGTATTCCATCTCGTAATACTAAAGGAGAGAGGTTGCTGATCTACATCGGCATCATTGACATTCTACAGTCCTACAG GTTTATTAAGAAGTTGGAGCACTCTTGGAAGGCCTTGGTCCATGATGGG GACACAGTTTCAGTTCACAGACCTGGATTCTATGCAGATCGTTTCCAACAATTCATGTGCAACACAGTGTTCAAGAAAATTCCAC TAAAACCATCACCATCTAAGAAGAGTCGTGGTGGTGTTCCGGGAGGTCTGAGGAGGGCCCCCACCCTGGGAGGTCCCACCCCGCTCTCCCACGCTGCGGGACAGTCAGCCGTTGACTCCAGACTTGTCTACCACAGCCACTTTAAAAGCACAGATTCAGAGGCAGACAGCG GTGTTCAGTTGGGCAGACCAGATCTTGTTCCGAGGACCCCTCCGCTGGGAGAAAACTCTGCTGACTATGAGGCCAACCTGTCCACCTCGTCGCTAGGCAGCACAGGAGTTGCCTCCACCTCTCCTCCCCTACG GTCTGTAGGGGTAGAAGTTCATAAATCGGCAAACACAGACATTGACCATCACAG TTTGGGGGAAGAAGGGGCGGTCGATAAGTCAGGCAACCTGTCTGGAAACGAAGAAGTAATTTCACTCTCAGACATAATCCCTGAGACCAACATCTGCTTT TAA
- the LOC116691391 gene encoding serum amyloid P-component: MGTLLFLMVMFATCWAAPQDLSGKVFVFPKESNTDRVRLLTSQTKFSSVTTCLRFKTDLTRNYGLFSLSTSAQSNDFVLFKINSDDVIRMHARGEATDFLSLSFAPNTWHSMCATWRSDNGLAQLWVDGKATIKRYIKAGPITGAPIITLGQKQGTHGGSFDAKQSFIGMITKVHLWDYIIPTAEIKRYMDDKHFISGNVFNWGALQYEITGQVLVDEESEVM, translated from the exons ATGGGGACACTCTTATTTTTGATGGTGATGTTTGCAACATGTTGGGCAGCACCCCAAG ATCTGTCAGGCAAAGTGTTTGTCTTTCCAAAAGAGAGCAACACAGATCGTGTGAGACTCCTGACATCTCAAACCAAATTCAGCTCTGTGACCACCTGTCTCAG ATTCAAAACAGATCTCACCAGGAATTACGGACTCTTCTCTTTGTCCACCTCTGCCCAGAGCAATGACTTTGTGCTCTTTAAGATTAATTCAGACGATGTCATTAGGATGCATGCTCGGGGCGAAGCCACAGACTTCCTGTCACTGTCATTTGCTCCAAACACCTGGCACTCTATGTGTGCCACCTGGCGCTCCGACAACGGGTTGGCTCAGCTGTGGGTGGACGGCAAGGCAACCATCAAGAGATACATCAAAGCTGGGCCTATTACTGGAGCACCCATTATCACCCTGGGCCAAAAGCAGGGTACTCATGGAGGGAGTTTTGATGCCAAACAATCATTCATTGGTATGATTACTAAAGTCCACCTTTGGGACTATATTATCCCCACCGCTGAGATTAAACGCTATATGGAtgacaaacacttcatttcagGCAACGTGTTCAACTGGGGCGCCCTGCAGTACGAAATTACAGGGCAGGTTTTGGTGGATGAGGAGTCTGAAGTTATGTAA